The Flavobacteriales bacterium genome includes a region encoding these proteins:
- a CDS encoding DUF4254 domain-containing protein yields MNSKQCIQIFNQSIQDYHIHDNVATPITNPFEENTIEALLYLKNWVDTVQWHYEDIIRDPEIDPIAGMELKRKIDKSNQHRTDLVEQIDDFYIEQFKTIEVKESATLNTESPAWVVDRLSILCLKIYHMQEQTERADVSDLHRQQCEHKLAVLKEQEIDLSNSFDQLLEDFAKGDKKIKVYRQMKMYNDNDLNPVLYKNK; encoded by the coding sequence ATGAATTCAAAACAGTGTATTCAAATTTTTAATCAATCCATTCAAGATTATCACATTCATGATAATGTTGCTACTCCTATCACCAATCCTTTTGAAGAAAATACCATAGAAGCCTTATTGTATTTGAAGAATTGGGTAGATACAGTGCAGTGGCACTATGAAGATATTATTCGAGACCCAGAGATCGATCCAATAGCGGGGATGGAATTAAAAAGAAAAATTGATAAGTCTAATCAACATCGTACCGATTTGGTTGAACAGATTGATGATTTTTACATTGAGCAATTTAAGACAATAGAAGTGAAAGAGTCAGCAACATTAAATACAGAAAGTCCAGCTTGGGTGGTGGATCGTCTTTCTATTTTATGTTTAAAGATCTATCACATGCAAGAGCAAACAGAAAGAGCTGATGTTTCTGATCTACATAGACAACAATGTGAACATAAGTTGGCAGTTTTAAAAGAACAAGAAATCGATTTATCGAATTCTTTTGATCAGCTGTTAGAAGATTTTGCAAAAGGAGATAAAAAAATCAAAGTTTATCGTCAGATGAAGATGTATAACGATAATGACTTAAACCCAGTTTTATATAAAAATAAATAA
- the carA gene encoding glutamine-hydrolyzing carbamoyl-phosphate synthase small subunit codes for MAHTQTPAVILLKDGTVFKGLACGKIGTTTGEIAFNTGMTGYQEIFTDPSYSGQIVVMATAHIGNYGVEASEIESEGCKIKGLVTKKFSTVNSRYRETDTLQNYLEHDDVVGIMDVDTRALVRHIRDNGAQNAIISSETTDIEELKAQLDQIPSMKGMELASQVSTKETYTVGEVSAKYKIALLDFGVKKNIIRSLVERDCFVKVFPYNTSFEELKSFSPDGIMLSNGPGDPEPLTEVIDTVGQLVEADYPIFGICLGHQILAISQGLTTEKMYNGHRGINHPIKNLISGKSEITSQNHGFVVKMEEAIANENITITHQHLNDDTLAGIALKNKNAFSVQYHPESSPGPHDSRYLFDQFIANINKN; via the coding sequence ATGGCACACACACAAACACCAGCAGTAATTTTATTGAAAGATGGTACCGTTTTTAAAGGCTTAGCTTGTGGTAAAATTGGAACTACAACAGGAGAAATAGCTTTTAACACAGGAATGACAGGGTATCAAGAAATTTTTACGGATCCATCGTATTCAGGGCAGATTGTTGTTATGGCAACAGCGCATATCGGAAACTATGGAGTAGAAGCTTCTGAAATTGAATCTGAAGGATGTAAAATAAAAGGATTGGTAACTAAAAAGTTTTCAACTGTCAATTCTCGTTATCGTGAAACAGATACATTGCAGAATTACTTAGAACACGATGATGTTGTGGGAATTATGGATGTAGATACAAGAGCATTGGTAAGGCATATTCGAGACAATGGAGCTCAAAATGCAATTATCTCATCAGAAACGACAGATATAGAAGAGTTAAAAGCGCAATTAGATCAGATTCCATCAATGAAAGGAATGGAATTGGCTTCTCAGGTTTCTACAAAAGAAACGTATACTGTAGGGGAAGTGTCAGCAAAATATAAAATTGCACTGTTAGATTTTGGAGTAAAGAAAAACATTATTCGTTCATTAGTAGAAAGAGATTGTTTTGTCAAAGTTTTTCCATACAACACTTCTTTCGAAGAACTTAAAAGTTTCTCTCCGGATGGAATTATGCTTTCCAATGGGCCTGGTGATCCAGAACCATTAACAGAAGTGATTGACACGGTAGGTCAATTAGTAGAAGCTGATTACCCAATTTTCGGAATTTGTTTAGGGCATCAAATTTTAGCAATAAGCCAAGGTTTAACTACAGAGAAGATGTACAATGGGCACAGAGGAATCAATCACCCTATCAAAAACTTAATTTCAGGGAAAAGTGAGATAACCTCTCAAAATCATGGGTTTGTGGTAAAAATGGAAGAAGCCATAGCCAATGAGAATATCACGATCACACATCAGCATTTAAATGACGATACATTGGCGGGGATAGCATTAAAAAATAAGAATGCATTCTCAGTACAATATCACCCAGAATCTTCTCCGGGGCCACACGATTCAAGGTATTTATTTGATCAGTTTATAGCAAATATTAATAAAAACTAA
- the eno gene encoding phosphopyruvate hydratase — protein sequence MSYIARIQARQILDSRGNPTLEVEVYTDAGVVGRAAVPSGASTGTHEAVELRDNDKGVYKGKGVLKAIDNVNTILNDELNGGYIFEQNLIDRVMLSIDGTANKAKIGANAILGVSMAVAKAAAQTIGQPLYRYIGGVSANTLPVPMMNILNGGSHADNKIDIQEFMVMPFGANTFSEGLRMGTEIFHTLKDVLKSKGMSTNVGDEGGFAPNLGSNEEAIEVVLQAIEQAGYRPGEDVYIALDAAASEFYNNEDKKYHFESTGDVLTSDDMVNFWADWKSKYPIVSIEDGLAEDDWAGWKQMTDRLGDKLQIVGDDLFVTNVNRLQEGINTNTANSILVKVNQIGTLTETIDAVNLATRNGYTSVMSHRSGETEDTTIADLAVALNTGQIKTGSASRSDRVAKYNQLLRIEQELNKMAYYPGKNFKFL from the coding sequence ATGTCATATATCGCAAGAATACAAGCAAGACAAATTTTAGATTCAAGAGGTAATCCTACATTAGAGGTAGAAGTATATACTGATGCTGGTGTTGTAGGAAGAGCTGCTGTTCCTTCAGGAGCTTCAACAGGGACTCATGAGGCTGTTGAGTTAAGAGACAATGATAAAGGGGTTTACAAAGGAAAAGGAGTATTAAAAGCAATCGATAATGTCAATACCATTTTAAATGATGAGTTAAATGGAGGATATATTTTTGAGCAGAACCTAATTGACCGTGTAATGTTGTCGATAGACGGAACAGCTAACAAAGCTAAAATAGGAGCAAATGCTATTTTAGGGGTGTCTATGGCTGTAGCTAAAGCTGCTGCTCAAACAATTGGTCAGCCATTGTATCGATACATTGGAGGAGTGAGCGCCAACACTTTACCAGTTCCAATGATGAATATTTTAAATGGAGGTTCACATGCGGATAACAAAATAGATATTCAAGAGTTTATGGTGATGCCATTTGGAGCGAATACATTTAGTGAAGGCTTAAGAATGGGGACAGAAATTTTCCACACCTTAAAAGATGTATTAAAAAGTAAAGGGATGAGTACCAACGTTGGAGATGAAGGAGGGTTTGCTCCTAACTTAGGTTCCAATGAAGAAGCCATTGAGGTTGTTTTGCAAGCGATAGAGCAAGCAGGGTATAGACCTGGGGAAGATGTTTATATTGCATTAGATGCAGCAGCTTCAGAGTTCTATAATAATGAAGATAAAAAATATCATTTTGAGTCAACAGGAGATGTTTTGACTTCTGATGATATGGTTAATTTCTGGGCAGATTGGAAATCAAAATATCCAATTGTTTCAATCGAGGATGGGTTAGCAGAAGACGATTGGGCAGGTTGGAAGCAAATGACAGACCGTTTAGGCGATAAATTACAGATTGTGGGGGATGACCTATTCGTAACGAATGTAAATCGATTACAAGAGGGGATAAACACCAATACAGCCAATTCTATTCTAGTTAAAGTCAATCAGATTGGAACATTAACGGAAACAATAGATGCAGTTAATCTAGCAACGAGAAACGGATACACCTCAGTAATGAGTCACCGTTCGGGAGAAACAGAAGACACAACAATAGCAGATTTAGCGGTAGCCTTAAATACAGGGCAAATAAAAACAGGTTCAGCATCGCGTTCTGATCGTGTTGCTAAATACAATCAATTATTGAGAATAGAGCAAGAATTAAACAAAATGGCTTACTATCCAGGTAAGAATTTTAAGTTTTTGTAA
- a CDS encoding site-specific integrase, whose translation MCFFNYKSFQHLKDKDLFDYIFHLVYTKKISASTQRQVVGSLKLFYKEIYNREIPFHYLKVSQRENKIPVVLSKKEVKLIIDSAYNIKHKAILALLYGSGLRIGELLELRIKDIDSHRMTVYVRQAKGKKDRYSILSPKVLELLREYFQKYKPKEYLFEGQKGGKYTASSSAKFFKKALLRSGIKKNATPHTLRHSFATHLLEDGVGISHIQKLLGHNSIKTTLIYTHIANESLMNIKSPFDSI comes from the coding sequence ATGTGTTTTTTTAATTACAAGTCTTTTCAACACCTAAAGGATAAAGATTTATTTGATTATATCTTTCATTTGGTGTACACCAAGAAAATATCAGCCTCTACTCAAAGACAAGTAGTAGGTAGCTTAAAATTATTTTATAAAGAGATTTACAATCGTGAAATTCCATTCCATTATCTTAAAGTTTCTCAAAGAGAAAACAAAATACCTGTTGTATTAAGTAAGAAAGAAGTAAAGTTAATTATTGATTCGGCTTATAATATCAAACATAAAGCGATTTTAGCCCTACTTTATGGAAGCGGGCTAAGAATAGGAGAATTACTGGAATTAAGAATTAAAGATATAGATTCTCATAGAATGACTGTGTATGTGAGACAAGCAAAAGGTAAAAAGGACAGATATTCCATTTTATCTCCGAAAGTATTGGAGTTGTTGAGAGAATATTTTCAGAAATATAAGCCCAAAGAATATTTATTTGAAGGACAAAAAGGAGGAAAATATACAGCTAGTAGCTCTGCTAAGTTTTTCAAAAAAGCACTTCTAAGATCAGGTATTAAAAAGAACGCTACCCCACACACTTTAAGGCATAGTTTTGCTACTCATCTACTGGAAGATGGAGTTGGAATATCTCATATTCAAAAGCTTTTAGGGCATAATAGTATTAAGACGACTTTAATCTATACTCATATTGCAAACGAAAGTTTAATGAACATCAAAAGCCCTTTTGATTCGATTTAA